The genomic stretch TCTGGGAGGGGTTGAGTCAGGATTTGGGGAAAATGAAATACTTGGTGACAAAATCAGCACGAGCCTGGGGAAATCAAGTGGGGCGGATTCTGGGCGCCCCGTCCAAGACACACAGAATGCAAAATGGGGTTCTAGGAGAAAACCTCAATACTATGTCAAGGATGGGAAGAATTACAGCTACAAGGTTGAGGGCTCCATTGCTGTGGCAAATGCTGGTGAAGCGTCGTTGGTCACTCAGGCACAAAGTGAATTGATCTATGGTCTTGGACGAGGTGGGAACCTTCCCTTGGGTGCAGTTAAGAAACTGGTCGAGTCTCAGAATGAACGAGAAAGTCATTCTGATTTCCCTGTGACGGAAGGAAGAGGCGGGAGTTCAAACTCAAGGGGTAGGGGAAGAAGAGGTGGTGGAAGGTACAAAGAGTTGAATGAGCAGGAAGACAGTGAACGGTCTGATGCTTCTGAGGCAAACACAAGAGGAGGTTCTGGAAACCAgaggggaagaggaagaggaggtggaagaaattATTATAGGAAGGATAGAGCCATGAATAAGCACTTCTCGGGCCTGGGTGGTTATTAGTTAGTGAAAATCGCACCTCACATGGCTTGTCTTTGTTGGGGCAAGCATTCTTGTTTCTTGATCATGCATCTTCAAGCACTGTTGGACTTATAATTATGGGAAACTAGAGGCCGAGCTAGTTGATATTCTGATGTATGGATGTTTTGAAATGATACATTCCCATGGCTGCGGATGAAACACATACTTTGAAGGGATGTCATGCGCATGGCTCGATGAAAACATGGGGTTATTTGAAGTACTTTGAAGGGGTGTAATTTCCGCAGGGACAATGAAGAAGCACCTTTGTTTACTTCCCAAGTTTTCAGACAATGTCAATGATCTTTGTTTTTGTCTGCCAGGGTTTTGGAGGACGGTAAGATGCGGCTAGTCAAGTGTACATCTGATGGCTGTGAGGTAGGGACTTTGAAGCATATCTTGTGATGAGTCGAGTAGAATTTTGGCTTAATCTTATATTGTCTCTGTGACTGTAAGTACACTTTCCATACATATGAAAGAAAGCATCATTTACATCAGACACTATTCAATGTTTTTCCTAAGTTTAAATGAAGTGTTTGAGGAACGAGAGCTTAGTTCATTGATGATGGATGTATCGATCTCCCTCCCCGACATTAactaaggaaaaagagaagagtaTCGTGTTCCTCACATGATCATGTGGTCAATCATCTTTTGAGACAAAGCAATTCGTAAGGTGCAAGCTTGGCAACCGTTTTGCATTCTCTCTCTAGATTAGAAGCAACctattgtatttcattcattgaCTTTGTGGGGTAATTCAGAGGATTATAGCTTACGTCAAAAGGCGGTGAGGGAAATAAGAAATTCTAGGCCTGTTTTCTTTGAAGTCATTTCCTCAAGATGAACGCAAACAGAGAAGTGTAAGTTAAGCGGAAGGTACGCATATGCGTGTACGTTTCTTATGGGGACCTGTTCCCTGAAGGAACTGTGAATGAAGGGTACAAGGAAACTAATAGAATCCACTTTGACCACGTATTTTAATCCTCATTTGACTCTGCAAATTATTTCAATAACCATCGACCATCTTTCATTAGCTATAGCATTGGCGACTCACCGATACTAGACGGGGGCACTTTGATAAGTTGGTTGACTGATGTGACAGAAGATTAGACTTCAATGAGTTAACCTAGATCGGTAGAACGTGCAAAACGCACGAGCTAGACTCTAGCGAACCTGAAGACAGCAATGGACTGTCAAAAAGTATTCTCATTCGCAGAACTCGACATTGCTCGAGTCTGTTGGAATGTGGTTGTTACCTACAGCAAACTTTGATATGCATCGGTTCTAGACCTTCGTTGGGAGAGCTGATTGATAATGTCAACTTAGGTTGTTCGATGATCTTAGGTTGTCGTCTGTAGGACATAATATCAGTAGTCAGGCAGATGTAGAATTCACAATAAACAGTCCTTTTTCTCGTGATTCTGTGTTTTCTCTAAGATTTGGAGGCTTGCATTTGCTGTCTAAACGCCGTTGAGCTGCTATTTGACATCTGATCTCTTGTCTTCTTTGCCAATGGAAGAAAAGCCCTTTCTATATTCTTAATCAAGCCTAAAAGCCTAAACCACAATCAAAGCTTGGGATGCTAACAAGGAGGACCTTGCCAGGTCCTTTCAATCAAACAATAAATATTCCCACTCCATCAAGATGTTCATTCCACAATGCCATAAGAGCATTATGTGCCTCCAATCTCGTGGATGTTAATATTTCAGTCCTTCGCCTTCAGGTTCATCACTTACAGCGCTCGTCTCACTTTAGATTTTGCTACTATTTCATTTGAATTCCAACATCATGAACAAAAAAGGTTTGATCAAATTCAATTTGTTCATCCGTTTCGCTCCCATTTCAACGGGGAAGCAGATGGGAGCAAGAGACAACAAAGAATAACACATACCTTTACCAACTAATAGTGTGTGTACTTAAACATGGGCAGTTGGCAATCAGTGTGCCCAAATTACGTACATGGAAGCAAATCCAAAATGAGAGACCTCTGAATTATAAAACTAAGTTCGTTGAATATTAGCCTAAAACCGCCAAGTGAAATTACAGCGGCAAAGCACATGTTGGTAGGGAGTGCTACCCGATTCAGAGTTCATCATCGGCCACACCCACTGCAAATCGCCCAACGTTCCTACCCTGCATTCCCAGCAAAAGAGAGGAGGGATGAGCTAATCGCACAAGAGTGTGAGAAAGTAAAGGAATGGAAGAGAAGGGGCCTATATATGCTAGTGTTTATCTCGTGTAAGACGATTCAATATGTTTCCATCAGTACCTGATTACGCAACACTAAACCATCATAATTGCATGAGAAGAAAACCAGAAACAAAGACAGGATTTCATTCCAATATTCTGCTACAAGGCCCACGCATTCATTAGATATGTCGTTATTCTATCAGTCTACCTATAAGTACACCTACCCAGACTATGCAGCTGCTTTGGCACCCTAAGTAAGAATCGAGATCAAGAGTAAGATTAGAGTTACCTCGGACAGCATGCACCCCACACATTGGATAGATGTGTCCTTATTTTATCAGTCTCCCTATAAGTACACCTACCCCTGACTATGCAGGTACTTCGGCACCCCTAAGTAAGAACCAAGATCAAGCGTAAGAGTTACCTCGGACAGCATGCGCTGCTTGTTCAAGAATTGGGTCCTTGCCTTGTTAATAACCGAGTTTGGGGACTTATACAGCCTCTGTAACAGCAAATGAATGGTCATTAGACTAATTAGGCAAGAAGAAAGCCAAGTGGGAAAAAAGATACTAAGAGGAGGAATGTGCATAGGTTCATAACAAATGAAGAAAGATTCAAGCTACTACAAAACCAGACTAAAGTTTCTTTAGATGTACACTGATTGCAAAAGATAAGTGACAGTCATCCCATTATATTTCAAGGTGACAAGACAAACCAAAGCCAACAGCCTAATTGCTAAGCCAAGCCACTGTAGTCTCCAAATTAATCACCATCGTAATGAAACAAACAATCCTCCAGAAGGAGACTTCAAGTTCCACAATGGCCCGACAAAACAATTGACCAAGACAATTACAAGGCACCTCTGACAAACAAAACTTGTATGAAACTTAAATATATACCCCTCATTGAcaattttttggggaaaagaaagagaagattgcAGTGAAATCGTCAAGTCACTTCATGATCAAGTTAACAAAGTATTAACCTTTTGGTTCCAGATGCAAAAGCAACGGCAAACACATGCCAGGATGCAAAAGAGGcagcatatcatgaaaaattgcatTGCCAATCCATTAGTCAACCATCATTCCAAGTTTGATATGGAAAAAATCAATTCAGGAAACCATGTGGACAAGTAACTCTGTCAGATGGGCCATACAAACCTTTTCACCACTAGACATTTGGTGTTCAACTCCTAAATTATACTTTTTCTTCGGAGTgaagccaaaaatttcatggagGAGCTCATTGTCCTGAGCAGGAGATAAAAATTTTTATCAGAAGGTGCCAAATGCAAGCATAACTAGGAATTCAACCTAGAGTTTAGAGAAGACATCTCAAACCTGCATGTGTTTCACAAAACCACCACCAAGGAAGTGCTTTAGAAAGTTCAActgttcaaaaaatttgaattacaCTTGGAACTAATTCAAGAAACTCTTCAAGTAAATGAGAAACCAGTTAAAACAAAGATAAGAAAGTTTAAGAACCTGTATCAATTTGCACCATGTTGACGTCTGTAAAACATCTCCACCAATTTTTATTGAGGCCTCGGGAGAGTTTCCATACTATCATAAGTTAAAACGGCATAAGAAAACTTTGAACCAGAGCGCACAAAATAAAATCTCAAGACAATAGAATCACCTCAAGAAATTCCAGGATATCCTTAAACAAGTTGCGTTGGCTATTGAGATCTTTCTTGGCAGAACCTTTACCGCCTGCTTCCACTGAGAGGTTTCTGACTTGGTTCAGAACTTTTCCTCTCAAACCGTGCACATGAGCCAACTCCTTTCCATCTTGAGTAGAGCCGTCACTGGCGTCTTTAGCTTGAGAACAGAACTTTTCAAGGCTTCCCATGTCGAAAATCACAGCCAATGCCTCCCCAGCAGCAATGCGGACTGATCGGTCATCCTTATCTAGTAAtccagaaaaatatgaaatagaCCTGCATATCAAGAGGGAGATCACTGCTTCACGAAAATATCCATAATCCAGAGTCTCAACTGATTTCCCCAAGCACAAGTTATGGATTTCACTCTCCATTGAAGATCTTTAGCCAAGCGAGGCTCAATTTTAATAACCGCAAAGACAAAAGTATGTCAAGATCTTCACATACTCTTGCCAACTTTTTGGATCAAGGCTCCACCCATCTATAGATGTAAGGAGAAAAGCCCAAGCAGAAACCATAGCTGTTATTATTGCCGGCGAAGGTTTAACAGCAGCCACCTTAATTGGAAGGCAAACTAGTCGTTAGTTGTTGGAAGAAGACCAAGAAAGAAGTaaaaacaaaatatgaaaagcaaGACATGCAAAACAAGTTAGGAGCAGTAAACTTCTCAGAATATTATCCCATACAAATGTTTAACACTCCCATGGTGATTTGAGAAGCGTGAAGTTCAGGCAATGATGTGCACCACGAGAACTCAGACACAAAAGAGGTAAAATGGTACTCACATTGGAACCAAGTTTTGGGTGAACCAGTTGCCACATAATTTGCATTGACCTCTCTGTCTCAGCAGGATCATTTCCTCCAACAAAGGTGACAATAGCCAAACATTCCAGTAACTAGAATTTAAGAGGCACACACAGACATCAAATTTAGCTAGGTAAGGAGTAACATAACTAAATAATTCTAGTGCCCAAAAATTATGTATACAAACCGCAGATGTTTTTGAGGAATCAGCTCCTGTTTTGAGAGCCTGTGCAAGTGTAGGAAAAGTTTCTTCCAGAATCTCTCGTGCGTTATTACCACAACTGACAGTCAAAGCCAACAACCCTAAGACAAGGAATTCCACACAGATTAAAACAAATTTCCCAAGAAAGATCATATGTGAAACTTGAGATTCATTAGATACTCACCAACAGCGTGAGATGCCAACGATACTTCTTTGGCAGAACCCTTCTTTATTGAAGCTATGCAGTGATGCAGCAAGGTAGCGAATCTGGACGCCAAACAATTATTTCTCAACTTCAGTTATCACAAAACAGACATAGAAAAAAGAAGGATTTGCACGTCCCATATCAAGTGTCAACCAATGAATAAAACGATAAGCTGAAAATAGATAGCATCTTCTCAGACAGTTTAATTGCGATCTGCACAAAGTGATTCGAGAGCTTCTCCAAGATGAATAACTCTTAATGCACagagaaataattataaatGTATCTCATGTGACTTATCAAATCCAAACTCTGAAAAGTGATTTAAATCTCTGCAGATATTCCAGTCATCTTCCCAGTTTTATACAGGCAAATTTGACCCAACAGAATGGTTGGAATAAAAGGATTAAGATGCTCACTTCTTTTCCACAAACTCATGCTGCAGGCCACTATTGAAAGCCTCAATTATTGTTGACAATGCTTTCTCCCGAGTAGAACCCCTTCATTAGAAAGATAATATCGGAAACACGCAGATATTAGTCCTGGGTTAGCATAGTAACAGGTCATTGTTCAGGCAAAGTAAAACCAAACCAGAAGGAAACATTAGTTTCTCAAACTGAAATCCTAACAACTAAAGGTACCTCCTTATTAAACACGCACAGTGATACAAGAGTGCAAGTCAGACAACATTTAAAACAGCAGTAACCAACGAAAACTGACTATATTTGGTCCAAAAGCTGCACATTTAGATTACCTCTTCTCATACAAAGCATCAAGAGCATGATCGAGCAAACTATCTTTCTCAAGCTGTACTTCCTCATTCCCACTGACTGACATGCGGTCCGAACGGGTAGTTGACGAAGAACTTGCACtactatcatcatcatcactatcCACCATTGCAGCGTGTTTACGCTGCGAGCTACCTGTTTTGCAAGAACCCAATTCATCAACACCACAAttcttacaaaataaaaaatagaaaaaacagtCAGAAGAAAGATCCTTATGAAACCCACGGCATCATAACAACGGGAATCAATCTACCCAAAATCATGTTAATTCGCAAGACATTAACTGCGGCAATATAAAGAATCTAGcaaaaataattcaaacaatAGAAATATCTAATCCCAAAATCACCAATTATACATCTACCAAAACCTAAAAGCACCCACGATTACGAGCCTAACCCCCAATGAAAAAACCAAACTTTAATCGAGAAACAGAACAGagagccaaaaaagaaagatgggttCAGCAACTCACGCTTCCCCATTGCTGCTTCTGCAGCGATGGCGGCTCCGACAACAATATACGCACAATTCCTATTTGATTTCTGCTGCTTTTCCTGTGGTCAGAAAGAGGAGATACAGGGTTGACTAAAAATCTGAGGATGAGAGGACTTGGAGAGCAAGAGGTCGATGGAATCAAACTGGACGAAGACAAGGCCGCACAACAACAGGCTCAGATCGAGGGATGAAGTATCCATTAATCGTTGCAAAAGAGATGGGATTACAGcttgcgagagagagagagagagagagagagaggatttagGGGTTGTTCTTGTTTGACACAAATAGAGAGTAAACAGACGCAAGCGGCGAAAGATTTACGTAAAAGAAGCGGACTCCTTAATTTGCAACGAGAGACGCACTTTTTTTTCTACCGGGAGTTTCATGAAAAGTAAATTACAAActaaagtgagaaaaaaaaaaccaaaaaagaattgCGAGGGCAGAAGGGATTATTCGAAGTCCCAATAATCGGGTGGATCCGAATATTCGGTGGCGGGCGAGAACGAGCGGCTTCTGGAGAGACCCGCCACAATACGTGACGTCGTTTCGGCGCGGCGTTTCGGAGACAAAGAAGCGCGTGCGTTTTCGCGGCGGTCGAGAGTACCAACATGGGACCGACGTGcgtttttgtggttttttttcggtcgaaacgTGTGTTTTTGTTGAAAGGAAGGCGTGCGGTGGTTTGTCGGCGGAGGGTTTTACTCGTCGGAATGGAGTTTCCCGGAGAGTCTAGCGGTTGTATGAGAAGGTAAATTGCACTCTCTCTCCATTAAGTAACTGCTGAATTTACACTTACATAAAATAATTATCCATCATATCTACCCGATTAAACAATCATCACATTTCTTCGGAAACTGTTGCAAAGTTAAAAGTTTTTCAGAttggtattattattattgatggagtcaaaacaatatttacacCGCTCTGTGTTAAATGGGTGAAATTTATATTTGAAATTAATTATGTATCTAATATTTTCCCATCCAATGATATTCgtataaaatgattttttttttttggtcagagtaTAATAAACTGATTTAATTGCCCATATTTAGCGGGggttttataaataaaaaaaataacttcttttgAGCGGTCTTCACGGAaaactcatttaaaaaaatgtttatgttcaTTAAAACTACTTCTCTACTCTTACACATTCCACTCGTCTGAAAATAGTCTTTTAAAGTTAGCAATGATAATAACTATGTAACTGAGAAGAAATATTGCTCAGAATATatagatttgaaagataatttAATTTCATGGGGTCATTTGGCTTATATATAAATTCACTTACCAAACATCTCAAacgtgatatttttttaaaaaaaaaaaaactgaatctATGGTACATTATTTCTAATTAATTTGAATTGATGGTTTGGTCATTCCTTTTTGAGTAACTATTAACCTTTAAGTAACTTTAACTCCAATTTTGTATTTTACTACATGTTGTATCTAATAGAATCCAAGTAATTTTTACTCAGAATAGTATACCATATTGCAAGCATGTGAGTTAATTTTTCTCTCCAATTCTCCATATTGTCCAATCAATATAAGAgtattttgcccaaaaaaatcaacataagagtagattttttttttatagatacaTCATATGACACATCAAGTAAAATAGAGTCAAGTTTATGTAAAACTATGGACATAATTACTTTTCGTTGAGTCAATTTTACGGCTTTTTATTATCAAACAGATGTAATATCTACAACCATAAAAATTTGTTAATTCtgctttcatgaaaaatattttcttattcttaCAGGTCATTTGCAAGTTAGCGGTTTCCGACCAGAATTGATAGGATGAAATATATTAACAAAATgtgaaatatttaagattaaattagcataaatataatatatttatgacctttttgttaattttgtccTCCCAAGTAAACTGACTGACGGCAACATCAAACACGAGAGCAAAGAGTCGAGGTCACAAACGGCGATTGTCCACCGTGCAAGCCTTTCACAACTTAAGTCCATCAGAAACATGCAGACATTATCTTCGGTCCGAACGTAGCTCGCGGTCCATTTGTCTAGTATGAAATTGAGCACGATTGATGACTGCAAagttggaaaatgactttcaattttcaaattagaaaggttttattaattatcaaaattcaattctctGATTGACTGAAGTCATTTTCCTAAGTTGGCTTATGTCCCACGACACTGGAAAAAGGGAACAAAACATTTTCCGataaaacattttctttcaaacaaacagagtctgaaaagaaaaatgcttcatATTCTACATCATAAATCTGATCAGTAGACGAAGTAATAATACTTCGGTAAAAAAAAGCATGGAAATCTCTAGAAGCGAGAGAGTACCGGATTTCACCATGCAGTGAATGCGTCCAAATATGAAGATTCCATGCAAATGGGTAGAATTTACAATCTATTCAACTCCCCTTCGTCTGTACAGAATATCCAGGGCTTGGCCAATCTCTTGGGCCACTGGAAAAACATTCGACTATACACAGAAAAGCAAACAGTCACTTTCCGAGGATCCGCCCTACGACTGTTACCCTTTTCACCTTTCTTTTGGCCAGCTTGTGGTTCCTGCTCTGCCTAATCCACCCAAGAACCATTTCTTGAAGAAAAGCCTCCAGCTTTCCTGAGCTTAGAGCCGTCTTCAACTCCATCCGGTATCAACTGGCTGTTTAGTTCGAATTGCCTTCTTCAAGGCACGCCATCAAGTCCTTGAGCTGCCGGCGAAATAGGATGCTGAATAAGTCATAGTTTGAATAGCGAGTCATTAGACAATAGAAGCATTGAGATCCTACCTCTTCTTCCAATTGCTGCATCTTATCATCTTTTGCTCTCAAAGCGTTTCTTTCCCTGTCCAAACAAAAGCCATCACAAACTAGAATACATATATACTTAAGTATGCCGTTTTATGCCAATGAATCAGGAAAATGAGTCTGAGGGAATTTCCACGCTTCTCAAAAGGAATATGCACACAGCTAAGCTTTCTCACTTCTATATCAACTGGCAAAttgggcgcgcatgacaacacttctagagtagaatttcTGCTTCCAAAGTGCTTTCGGAGCAAAAATCCGTTAatttggtaacgcaacttctagagcagaaattcgtttggtcaCACAACTCCAATTTTCCACTTCtgaagcattttttttgttctagaaataattttggagccacttgaagaagtaaaaaatttacttctctccaaaagtagaaaaataaatcaacttttgcCCAGAAGTCGATTtttaaagcagaagtgttgcatGCAGGCCCTTAAAAATAGCATCCTCAATACCATCTGAACACTTAGTCGAAGGATTTGCAATTACAATTGCAATTGCGATGCTTACatgaaagctagaggaaagaaTAAACTTCAAGCAAAAGGAGAGAATTCTTTTGGTAGAAGATGAAGCTATTTCTTTCAGTGctggatttttattttggttaaacAAAATTTAGAGCCCGTGTCTATTACCCATGGCCAAGGCATTCTATCGGGTATTTAACACAGCATCGAGTCACCATAAACAAACCATGACAAAGTTACAGTAAACGAAAAGGCAATTAATACCATTGTGGTGACAAAGATCTGCACACCACCGGCTAGGTATCATAGAATTGATCCTTGAAACCCGAGTGAATGCTTAACTTTCATCTAGCTAACATGTTTGCTATTGTGGTTAATGCGAAACTACACATACAACATACCTCTCTTCAGCCTCTGAAAGCTTTGCTTTCCATATCTCCTGATTTGCCATAAGATTCTCGTTGAGCtacatgaaaaatcaaatccaatgtcaaaagaaaaaatgaaatagataCATGACAGGATATCTATCAACATCTCCTTAAATCATAACTTACTTCGTCAAGAAATTTCGTCTCTCTGACACATTCGTCCAACTTAGTCTGTTTTTTCTGCACTTTACTATTAGCGGTCAAAGCCATCTCAACAGCTTCAGAAATTTCCCTTTCagtttcttcttcaaattcttGAAGCAAAGTCTCGTAATACTACAAGCATATAAGAAGAATAACTTAAGAACTGCTTTCGTAATAATTGAGTCAATATACTCAGAACCCAGTTGATAAATCTGTCAGaagaaaaagttttaaaacgaACACTCACTAGTTTTTGGTTCTCAAGTTGAGTGGCGAGCAAATCGTTATACTCCTTAATAATCTGTAAACAAAGTTGAAATAAGATGCATTCAATTGCCTGAGAAACAACAAATGAAACATCGAAAGGAAAAACTGAAGTTAGAGTTTAGAGATCATTACAACGTCCACTTTGCTATTAAGAAGAGCTTCATTGAGTCcagaattggcacaattacagcTTTCACAGCCATCGCTAGAGTGCATACAGTGGGAATTCAACTCAACTAATTTCCCATCAGTTTTGGATTGGATGAGCCGATGTACATAGTTGTCACCAGCATAATCCCAAACACGTTGTGTTTCCAACTCAAGAGAATAACAGTGTTGTGTTTCTTTCCAGTGCACTGTTGCATGTCCTGCCTTATACCTGATCGATGGTCATGTCAGACCTTCATGCTTCATGGAGAAAGAATATGGAATTGATCCAATGTAAAATGAGAAATACaatatttaattaaatgattCATTACCTTCCGCATCCAACAAAACCACATATAACACACATCCACAGATTTTCTGATGTTTGACACACGAAACATATTGACTTCTCTGGTTGTTGCTGGCAATAGCGACAGACCTAAAACAGAAGAAATCCATTACTTGTTTTCTTCTGAGGAATAACCCAAACATGCTTCAAAACTAGAACATTCAATCTGTTGTAATAACCTCCCCAACAACTCTAAACAAGATTACCAAGCTAACAGTTAACAGAAAAACAACTAAATAACTTACTGGACAAGAAGAATCACTGCATTTCGAAATACAAGAAATATGGAAAGAATGGTTGCAGATGGTCGTCAGAATGCCACTTGTGTCCTGGTCTAGCCTCTCTGCAAAATTACCCATGTAATAGCATGTCACGTTTAAAGATGACAAAACAACTTGATTTGAATGAGAAACATTCCCTACTGACCTGACAAGAAAAGATGCGGCAGAAAGACTGAAAGGAGGTAAAAATAAAAGCACAAGCACTACATTCTTAAGTCACATCAGGTTTGCTAAGTGAAGAATCTTCCAAAATATGGGAGTCAGAACTTCCCAATACAGGGTCCCGagacagttaaaaaaaaaaaaaaaagagagagacaaggaCTTAAAAAAGATAGGCGAGGCTAAACTACTTAAGTCACTTTCAGTGAAAAGCCCCAAAGAGAAAAGTGTAGCTAATCGAAACAATAAAAATCAAGCAATGTGATACAGCTTAGAGTTTGCTGCAATACTTCCTGGCACAAGCACCAGATCTATTTAGAACTTCTTTAATTCTTACTCTAAAACCAATCGCTTATATCATTAATGCATAGAAGGTTCATGCAAGCAAAATGCATTACTCAcgagaaatgacaaaaatacctaGACAGACTGGACATGACGGCTGCTCACTTGTGGCCATTGGAGAAGTATGTGGGTGCTCAGCTGA from Rhodamnia argentea isolate NSW1041297 chromosome 2, ASM2092103v1, whole genome shotgun sequence encodes the following:
- the LOC115739590 gene encoding interferon-related developmental regulator 2 isoform X2, giving the protein MGKRSSQRKHAAMVDSDDDDSSASSSSTTRSDRMSVSGNEEVQLEKDSLLDHALDALYEKRGSTREKALSTIIEAFNSGLQHEFVEKKFATLLHHCIASIKKGSAKEVSLASHAVGLLALTVSCGNNAREILEETFPTLAQALKTGADSSKTSALLECLAIVTFVGGNDPAETERSMQIMWQLVHPKLGSNVAAVKPSPAIITAMVSAWAFLLTSIDGWSLDPKSWQESISYFSGLLDKDDRSVRIAAGEALAVIFDMGSLEKFCSQAKDASDGSTQDGKELAHVHGLRGKVLNQVRNLSVEAGGKGSAKKDLNSQRNLFKDILEFLEYGNSPEASIKIGGDVLQTSTWCKLIQLNFLKHFLGGGFVKHMQDNELLHEIFGFTPKKKYNLGVEHQMSSGEKRLYKSPNSVINKARTQFLNKQRMLSEGRNVGRFAVGVADDEL
- the LOC115739590 gene encoding uncharacterized protein LOC115739590 isoform X3; this translates as MGKRSSQRKHAAMVDSDDDDSSASSSSTTRSDRMSVSGNEEVQLEKDSLLDHALDALYEKRGSTREKALSTIIEAFNSGLQHEFVEKKFATLLHHCIASIKKGSAKEVSLASHAVGLLALTVSCGNNAREILEETFPTLAQALKTGADSSKTSALLECLAIVTFVGGNDPAETERSMQIMWQLVHPKLGSNVAAVKPSPAIITAMVSAWAFLLTSIDGWSLDPKSWQESISYFSGLLDKDDRSVRIAAGEALAVIFDMGSLEKFCSQAKDASDGSTQDGKELAHVHGLRGKVLNQVRNLSVEAGGKGSAKKDLNSQRNLFKDILEFLEYGNSPEASIKIGGDVLQTSTWCKLIQLNFLKHFLGGGFVKHMQRLYKSPNSVINKARTQFLNKQRMLSEVTLTLDLGSYLGVPKQLHSLGRCTYR
- the LOC115739590 gene encoding uncharacterized protein LOC115739590 isoform X4, producing the protein MGKRSSQRKHAAMVDSDDDDSSASSSSTTRSDRMSVSGNEEVQLEKDSLLDHALDALYEKRGSTREKALSTIIEAFNSGLQHEFVEKKFATLLHHCIASIKKGSAKEVSLASHAVGLLALTVSCGNNAREILEETFPTLAQALKTGADSSKTSALLECLAIVTFVGGNDPAETERSMQIMWQLVHPKLGSNVAAVKPSPAIITAMVSAWAFLLTSIDGWSLDPKSWQESISYFSGLLDKDDRSVRIAAGEALAVIFDMGSLEKFCSQAKDASDGSTQDGKELAHVHGLRGKVLNQVRNLSVEAGGKGSAKKDLNSQRNLFKDILEFLEYGNSPEASIKIGGDVLQTSTWCKLIQLNFLKHFLGGGFVKHMQRLYKSPNSVINKARTQFLNKQRMLSEGRNVGRFAVGVADDEL
- the LOC115739590 gene encoding interferon-related developmental regulator 2 isoform X1, whose translation is MGKRSSQRKHAAMVDSDDDDSSASSSSTTRSDRMSVSGNEEVQLEKDSLLDHALDALYEKRGSTREKALSTIIEAFNSGLQHEFVEKKFATLLHHCIASIKKGSAKEVSLASHAVGLLALTVSCGNNAREILEETFPTLAQALKTGADSSKTSALLECLAIVTFVGGNDPAETERSMQIMWQLVHPKLGSNVAAVKPSPAIITAMVSAWAFLLTSIDGWSLDPKSWQESISYFSGLLDKDDRSVRIAAGEALAVIFDMGSLEKFCSQAKDASDGSTQDGKELAHVHGLRGKVLNQVRNLSVEAGGKGSAKKDLNSQRNLFKDILEFLEYGNSPEASIKIGGDVLQTSTWCKLIQLNFLKHFLGGGFVKHMQDNELLHEIFGFTPKKKYNLGVEHQMSSGEKRLYKSPNSVINKARTQFLNKQRMLSEVTLTLDLGSYLGVPKQLHSLGRCTYR
- the LOC115739588 gene encoding BRAP2 RING ZnF UBP domain-containing protein 2-like, with translation MSSSTTSAAAGTSQEESFPPPSVPVPAGDPASTSSSLRGGGGGMTQAFCFSSGNPRIEETRGVMHLFSDDAVSSSSPDLPVGRKPLVCVFGVPDHMTYADFCQFCASFIHHILEMRIVRTDGMEDRYSILIRMDGQDATDNFYRYFNGRRFNSLEVEVCRILYTVDVQYTGYKGSAEHPHTSPMATSEQPSCPVCLERLDQDTSGILTTICNHSFHISCISKCSDSSCPVCRYCQQQPEKSICFVCQTSENLWMCVICGFVGCGRYKAGHATVHWKETQHCYSLELETQRVWDYAGDNYVHRLIQSKTDGKLVELNSHCMHSSDGCESCNCANSGLNEALLNSKVDVIIKEYNDLLATQLENQKLYYETLLQEFEEETEREISEAVEMALTANSKVQKKQTKLDECVRETKFLDELNENLMANQEIWKAKLSEAEERERNALRAKDDKMQQLEEELKDLMACLEEGNSN